A single window of Nicotiana tomentosiformis chromosome 1, ASM39032v3, whole genome shotgun sequence DNA harbors:
- the LOC104109828 gene encoding uncharacterized protein, producing the protein MLNRNMFLFGSVDVNEGSVTERLDELTEIQNASIRIASKKLFANTQIKHFTHMDMGMELEVDLLKQKSAEYARAKELAIRAARDMVDVENIKHITENQTLIGDVVEKTAEDWKAQKEIFYQQTGIGFQPVKDSLDIVKEKQEKFSQQEVAEEHDGNEDFSKELEAVLLSEQNECDFEE; encoded by the exons ATGTTAAACAGGAACATGTTTCTTTTTGGGTCTGTGGATGTGAATGAAGGCTCTGTAACTGAGAGATTAGATGAACTGACGGAAATACAAAATGCAAGTATCCGTATAGCATCCAAAAA GTTATTTGCAAATACCCAGATCAAGCACTTCACCCACATGGATATG GGCATGGAGCTTGAGGTGGATTTGCTCAAGCAAAAGTCAGCAGAATATGCAAGGGCCAAGGAACTAGCTATTAGAG CGGCTAGAGACATGGTGGATGTAGAAAATATAAAGCACATAACAGAGAACCAGACATTGATAGGCGATGTAGTTGAGAAGACTGCTGAGGACTGGAAAGCTCAGAAGGAAATATTCTATCAACAAACAGGCATTGGTTTTCAGCCTGTCAAAGACTCGCTTGACATTGTAAAGGAAAAGCAGGAAAAGTTCTCCCAACAAGAAGTGGCTGAAGAGCATGATGGCAATGAAGACTTCAGTAAGGAACTAGAAGCAGTGCTATTGTCGGAGCAAAACGAATGTGACTTTGAAGAATAG